One window of the Leucobacter komagatae genome contains the following:
- a CDS encoding Dps family protein: MQEARIPAAQGDMNRPSGVAQYLSPVVQDLVALHVNAKQAHWHVRGANFIGVHEFLDTVVANAQAGADEVAERIVALGLPIDSRIATVAARTTTPELSPGFQQSDVTVREMVAQLDATLATIYRAIEGLEEIDPVSQDIAIAIAQQLDKDRWFLHSHIAEA; this comes from the coding sequence ATGCAAGAAGCCCGCATCCCGGCCGCGCAGGGCGACATGAATCGCCCGAGTGGGGTCGCCCAGTACCTGAGCCCGGTTGTTCAGGATCTCGTCGCCCTCCACGTCAACGCCAAGCAGGCGCACTGGCACGTGCGCGGAGCGAACTTCATCGGTGTTCACGAGTTCCTCGACACCGTCGTTGCGAACGCCCAGGCCGGCGCGGACGAGGTCGCCGAGCGGATCGTCGCCCTCGGCCTTCCCATCGACTCCCGCATCGCGACGGTCGCCGCGCGTACAACCACGCCCGAGCTGTCGCCCGGGTTCCAGCAGTCCGACGTTACCGTGCGCGAGATGGTCGCGCAGCTCGACGCCACGCTCGCGACTATCTATCGCGCGATCGAGGGGCTCGAGGAAATCGACCCGGTGAGTCAAGACATCGCGATCGCAATTGCCCAGCAGCTCGATAAGGATCGCTGGTTCCTCCATTCCCACATCGCTGAGGCATAG
- a CDS encoding DUF3151 domain-containing protein — MIGENLLGPEPTLLAPDSEVTAALAAGTDPEQIVRAHPESPLAWAVLADRAAAADDEIGAYAFARVGYHRGLDSLRKSGWRGAGPVPWSHEPNRGVLRALYALRRGAAAIGETHEVERLTEFLNGADATAIAAIEAE, encoded by the coding sequence ATGATCGGTGAGAACCTCCTCGGCCCAGAACCCACGCTGCTCGCTCCCGACTCGGAGGTGACCGCCGCGCTCGCCGCAGGCACTGACCCCGAACAGATCGTGCGTGCGCACCCCGAGTCCCCGCTCGCGTGGGCCGTGCTCGCGGACCGCGCGGCCGCGGCCGACGACGAGATTGGGGCCTACGCGTTCGCGCGCGTCGGATACCACCGCGGCCTCGACTCGCTCCGCAAGTCGGGTTGGCGGGGCGCGGGGCCGGTGCCGTGGTCGCACGAGCCGAACCGCGGCGTTCTTCGTGCGCTGTACGCGCTGCGCCGTGGCGCGGCGGCGATCGGTGAGACCCACGAGGTTGAGCGCCTCACCGAATTCTTGAACGGCGCGGACGCGACAGCGATCGCGGCGATCGAGGCCGAGTAG
- a CDS encoding chorismate mutase gives MTSPTPEERLGRLRSSIDNIDAALVHMLAERFRCTQEVGQLKAEHAMPPADPAREARQIARLRSLAEAANLDPEFAEKWFNFVVAEVIQHHTAIAADSRDEA, from the coding sequence ATGACGAGCCCCACTCCTGAGGAGCGCCTCGGGCGACTCCGGTCGAGCATCGACAACATCGACGCTGCCCTCGTGCACATGCTCGCGGAGCGCTTTCGGTGCACGCAGGAGGTCGGCCAGCTGAAGGCTGAGCACGCGATGCCCCCGGCCGATCCTGCCCGCGAGGCGAGGCAGATCGCCAGGCTGCGGAGCCTCGCGGAGGCCGCGAACCTCGACCCAGAGTTCGCCGAGAAGTGGTTCAACTTTGTTGTCGCCGAGGTGATCCAGCACCACACCGCGATCGCCGCGGACTCGCGCGACGAGGCGTAG
- a CDS encoding ROK family protein, translating to MTHTADTHTGVFAGIDIGGTKIAVVLVDAAGDILARGSAVAPAKEGGEAMATTAARLTADLLGESGGTLGAAGVGAAGVFDYDTGVVTAASSTFVDWVGFPLRTRLEELLGVPIAIENDVNAFLLGEVAFDAHAEPDAFGVMLGTGVGGALILDGTLRRGARGGAGEIGHTPGYSDLVCTCKQTGHLETLASGTSIGLRYAERTGASGLTAKEIADRARAGDADARAVFANAGRALALACASMSTLLDVAEVIVGGGVSHAWDLLSPAMDETLRTAAPITGTPLRIQRAKRGGDAVALGAAASAQKLLRATLAQAQSNTQTREGAAR from the coding sequence ATGACGCACACAGCAGACACTCACACGGGCGTCTTCGCGGGAATCGACATCGGCGGCACCAAGATCGCCGTCGTCCTCGTCGACGCCGCGGGCGATATCCTCGCCCGCGGCTCGGCGGTCGCGCCGGCAAAGGAGGGCGGCGAGGCGATGGCGACGACCGCCGCCCGCCTCACCGCCGACCTGCTCGGCGAGAGCGGCGGAACGCTCGGCGCTGCTGGCGTGGGCGCGGCCGGGGTCTTCGACTACGACACCGGGGTGGTCACCGCGGCGTCATCGACCTTCGTCGACTGGGTCGGGTTCCCGCTGCGTACGCGCCTCGAGGAGCTCCTCGGAGTTCCGATCGCGATCGAGAACGACGTTAACGCGTTCCTGCTCGGCGAGGTCGCGTTCGACGCGCACGCCGAGCCCGACGCGTTCGGCGTCATGCTCGGCACTGGCGTCGGCGGCGCGCTCATCCTCGACGGCACGCTCCGCCGCGGCGCCCGCGGCGGTGCCGGCGAGATCGGCCACACCCCGGGGTACAGCGATCTCGTCTGCACCTGCAAGCAGACCGGCCACCTTGAGACGCTCGCGTCGGGGACGTCGATCGGGCTGCGGTACGCGGAGCGCACGGGAGCGTCCGGGCTGACGGCGAAGGAGATTGCGGATCGGGCGCGCGCGGGCGACGCCGACGCCCGTGCCGTGTTCGCGAACGCCGGACGGGCGCTCGCGCTCGCCTGCGCGTCGATGTCGACCCTCCTCGACGTCGCCGAGGTGATTGTCGGCGGCGGGGTCTCGCACGCGTGGGACCTGCTCTCGCCGGCGATGGATGAGACGCTGCGGACCGCGGCGCCCATCACCGGAACCCCGCTCAGGATCCAGCGCGCGAAGCGCGGCGGCGACGCCGTCGCGCTCGGCGCTGCAGCCTCAGCGCAGAAACTTCTCCGGGCGACACTCGCCCAGGCACAGTCGAACACGCAGACACGCGAAGGAGCCGCACGGTGA
- a CDS encoding epimerase, which translates to MASRRIVIGGASGFLGSKLREELARDGWDVATIGRSGADATWGDQAAILRLIDGADAVIGLAGKSVDCRYNDANRDEILRSRVDTTRELSAAIAASARPPRVWLNSSTATIYRHAMDRPQTEAHGELGAGFSVDVARNWEREFFAADLPGTRRVALRIAIALGDGPATNTLFRLARLGVGGPQYDGPWFPHRRYRGIGPDPTEPSASWHRTRGRQRFSWVHIDDIVGAVRFALDTETLSGPVNVASPGPSDNRTVMRALRRTVGAWIGLPAFRWMLEPATWVLRTESEMVLKSRWVVPEKLLEAGYEFAWPELEPALRDVWAGRRG; encoded by the coding sequence ATGGCCAGCAGACGCATTGTCATCGGGGGCGCCTCGGGGTTTCTCGGGTCGAAGCTCCGGGAGGAACTCGCCCGAGACGGCTGGGACGTCGCGACGATCGGCCGCAGCGGGGCCGACGCGACGTGGGGAGACCAGGCCGCGATCCTTCGCCTCATTGACGGCGCCGACGCCGTGATCGGGCTCGCAGGCAAGAGCGTCGACTGCCGCTACAACGATGCGAACCGCGACGAGATCCTGCGCTCACGCGTCGACACCACGCGCGAGCTTTCAGCTGCGATCGCGGCGAGCGCTCGGCCGCCGCGGGTGTGGCTGAACTCGAGTACGGCCACGATCTACAGGCACGCGATGGACCGTCCACAAACCGAGGCGCACGGCGAACTCGGCGCCGGGTTCTCCGTCGACGTCGCGAGGAACTGGGAGCGGGAGTTCTTCGCCGCCGACCTTCCCGGCACGCGCCGCGTCGCGCTCAGGATCGCGATTGCCCTTGGAGACGGCCCAGCCACCAACACGCTGTTCAGGCTCGCCCGGCTCGGGGTCGGCGGGCCGCAGTACGACGGTCCGTGGTTTCCGCACCGGCGCTACCGCGGGATCGGGCCGGACCCGACCGAGCCGAGCGCCAGCTGGCACCGCACCCGCGGCCGGCAGAGGTTCAGCTGGGTGCACATCGACGACATCGTGGGGGCGGTGCGCTTCGCGCTCGACACCGAAACACTGAGTGGCCCCGTGAACGTGGCGTCGCCCGGCCCGAGCGACAACCGCACGGTCATGCGAGCGCTGCGCCGCACCGTTGGGGCTTGGATCGGGTTGCCCGCGTTCCGCTGGATGCTCGAGCCCGCGACCTGGGTGCTGCGCACCGAGTCCGAGATGGTGCTCAAGAGCCGCTGGGTAGTGCCCGAGAAGCTACTTGAGGCGGGCTACGAGTTCGCGTGGCCGGAGCTTGAGCCGGCGCTGCGCGACGTGTGGGCGGGTCGGCGGGGGTAG
- a CDS encoding HNH endonuclease, with amino-acid sequence MQPRRKYPKTRSAATSARYAKRRKNRLARVDNDLTDDQWQTLLEAWGRCAYCQGDGAALQRDCVQPVSRGGRYTLGNVVPACASCNASKHNSEVTSWLRRKKLDERAFLLRHATILQQLLPTEEETAASMEHAADERPAEESAS; translated from the coding sequence GTGCAGCCCCGACGCAAGTACCCCAAGACGCGGTCAGCCGCGACGAGCGCCCGATACGCGAAGCGACGCAAGAATCGGCTAGCCCGCGTCGACAACGACCTCACCGACGACCAGTGGCAGACCCTGCTCGAGGCCTGGGGGCGCTGCGCCTACTGTCAGGGAGACGGCGCGGCACTGCAACGGGACTGCGTGCAGCCAGTTTCTCGGGGCGGGCGGTACACGCTCGGCAACGTCGTGCCTGCCTGCGCCTCGTGCAATGCGAGCAAGCACAACTCCGAGGTCACGAGTTGGCTGAGGCGAAAGAAGCTCGACGAGCGCGCGTTCCTACTCAGGCACGCAACTATCCTGCAGCAGCTACTCCCCACTGAAGAAGAGACCGCAGCGTCAATGGAGCACGCTGCGGACGAACGACCCGCGGAAGAGTCCGCCAGCTAA
- a CDS encoding ROK family transcriptional regulator translates to MPLSPNPLDDQNRRIVELVAGGQAASRSELAKILDVAVSTVSLRVQALIDADVLREDGHGNSSGGRRPRRLRVNVAEARILAAELGGGHARIGLLDLTGKLHASETIPINIAAGPEETLKKVAAGCRALAGDTEIRAIGMALPGPVRLQTGSVDQPSRMPGWQGYRVRERLTELLGVPAVVDNDANLMALGEHHRRLSPAEDSITVKAGTAIGSGIIVQGAIHRGATAAAGDITHTQIDPTLNEPCSCGNRGCLETVASGASLVRQMGELGQSVPDAAAVLALARDGDPTATTLIRTAGTHLGQALSGVVNFFNPHAVFLTGSLSASEPFIAAVRSRVYEACHPLATQTLLIEAAASGQDAALYGAARIALDAVDLTA, encoded by the coding sequence GTGCCACTCTCACCGAACCCCCTCGATGACCAGAACCGTCGGATCGTCGAGCTTGTCGCCGGCGGGCAGGCGGCTTCGCGCAGCGAGCTTGCCAAGATCCTCGACGTCGCCGTCTCGACAGTCTCCCTGCGCGTGCAGGCGCTCATCGACGCCGATGTGTTGCGCGAGGACGGCCACGGCAATTCGAGCGGGGGCAGGCGGCCACGCCGGCTACGCGTGAATGTCGCCGAGGCCCGGATCCTCGCCGCCGAGCTCGGCGGCGGCCACGCCCGCATCGGCCTCCTCGATCTCACGGGCAAACTGCACGCGTCCGAGACCATCCCCATCAACATCGCCGCCGGCCCGGAAGAGACCCTCAAGAAGGTCGCCGCCGGCTGCCGCGCACTCGCCGGCGACACGGAGATCCGGGCGATCGGAATGGCACTGCCGGGCCCAGTCCGGCTGCAAACTGGCAGCGTCGACCAGCCATCGCGCATGCCTGGCTGGCAGGGCTATCGGGTCCGCGAACGCCTCACCGAACTCCTCGGCGTCCCCGCCGTCGTCGACAACGACGCGAACCTCATGGCGCTCGGAGAGCACCACCGGCGACTCTCCCCCGCCGAAGACAGCATCACCGTCAAGGCGGGCACCGCGATCGGCAGCGGGATCATCGTGCAGGGCGCGATCCATCGCGGGGCGACCGCCGCGGCCGGCGACATCACGCACACGCAGATCGACCCGACCCTCAATGAGCCCTGCTCCTGCGGAAACCGCGGCTGCCTCGAGACCGTCGCGAGCGGCGCGAGCCTCGTGCGCCAGATGGGAGAGCTCGGCCAGAGCGTGCCCGACGCCGCCGCGGTCCTCGCGCTCGCACGGGACGGCGACCCGACCGCGACAACCCTCATCCGCACCGCGGGAACCCATCTCGGGCAGGCGCTCTCCGGGGTCGTGAACTTCTTCAACCCCCACGCCGTGTTCCTCACGGGCAGCCTGAGCGCGAGCGAACCGTTCATCGCCGCCGTGCGCAGCCGCGTCTACGAGGCCTGCCACCCGCTCGCGACGCAGACGCTGCTCATCGAGGCGGCCGCGTCCGGGCAGGACGCCGCGCTCTACGGCGCGGCGCGGATCGCGCTCGACGCCGTCGATCTCACCGCCTAG
- a CDS encoding carbohydrate ABC transporter permease — protein sequence MTTLQARQRSRRSFAKMEARQALGFASPALVGLALFTIVPVVLSVVMSFFNWPTFGERTFIGIGNYARLFEDPAFMPALRNTLVYTVLYVPASVILSLLLAVALGPRIRGRGALRVLFFIPVVTPMVANVLVWKMLLQPQGLFNGLAQTWFGLELPNFLADKNWAMIMVVVMSVWQGLGYNMLIFSAALEQLPESVMEAARIDGAKGFRLLWSVTIPMISPSIFFATIMTMITSLQVFVQPQMLTGGGPGNATAPLVMWIYNQGFKYQELGLAAAGAWILFALIIIITAVQFRLQKKWVHYEH from the coding sequence ATGACCACACTGCAGGCGCGTCAGCGCAGCCGTCGGTCGTTCGCCAAGATGGAGGCGCGCCAGGCGCTGGGCTTTGCAAGCCCGGCCCTGGTGGGCCTCGCTCTGTTTACGATCGTTCCGGTTGTCTTGTCCGTCGTGATGAGCTTCTTCAACTGGCCGACGTTTGGCGAACGCACCTTCATCGGGATTGGGAACTACGCCCGCCTCTTCGAGGATCCGGCATTCATGCCAGCGCTTCGAAACACCCTCGTGTATACGGTGCTGTACGTGCCTGCAAGCGTGATCCTCTCGCTGCTGCTCGCCGTCGCGCTCGGCCCGCGCATTCGCGGCCGCGGCGCGCTGCGGGTGCTCTTCTTCATTCCGGTCGTCACCCCGATGGTCGCGAACGTGCTCGTCTGGAAGATGCTGCTGCAGCCGCAGGGGCTCTTCAACGGCCTCGCGCAGACCTGGTTCGGCCTCGAACTGCCGAACTTCCTCGCCGACAAGAACTGGGCGATGATCATGGTCGTCGTCATGAGCGTCTGGCAGGGCCTCGGCTACAACATGCTCATCTTCTCGGCGGCGCTCGAGCAGCTCCCAGAGAGCGTGATGGAGGCCGCCCGCATCGACGGTGCGAAGGGCTTCCGCCTGCTGTGGAGCGTGACGATCCCCATGATCTCCCCGTCGATCTTCTTCGCAACGATCATGACGATGATCACCTCGCTGCAAGTCTTCGTGCAACCGCAAATGCTCACTGGCGGCGGCCCTGGCAACGCCACCGCCCCGCTCGTCATGTGGATCTACAACCAGGGCTTCAAGTACCAGGAGCTCGGCCTCGCCGCGGCCGGTGCATGGATCCTGTTCGCACTGATCATCATCATCACCGCGGTCCAGTTCCGACTGCAGAAGAAGTGGGTGCACTATGAGCACTGA
- a CDS encoding adenylosuccinate synthase gives MPAVLITGAQWGDEGKGRATDLLGSRVDYVVKFNGGNNAGHTVVIGDQKYALHLLPSGILTPGVVPVIANGVVVDLAVLKLELDALKERGVDVSKLKVSANAHVITEYHRTLDKVTERFLGKRQIGTTGRGIGPAYADKINRVGIRIQDIFDEGILRQKVEAALDFKNQVLVKIYNRRAIDADEVVNDLLAYRELLEPMVCDTGLLLHNALADDKTVLYEAGQATMLDIDHGTYPFVTSSNATSGGAATGSGVPPHKIDRIIAVIKAYTTRVGSGPFPTELFDEMGEFLQTKGGEFGVTTGRARRCGWYDAPMARYAARINGVTDFVLTKLDVLSGIKSIPVCVAYDVNGVRHDDMPVNQSDFHHAKPIYQEFPGWDEDISDCRTFEELPKNAQDYIRALEAMSGARFSAVGVGPEREQVVELHDLLS, from the coding sequence ATGCCCGCTGTACTGATCACCGGTGCCCAATGGGGCGATGAGGGAAAGGGTCGCGCAACCGACCTGCTCGGGAGCCGCGTTGACTACGTCGTAAAGTTCAACGGCGGTAACAACGCCGGTCACACGGTCGTCATTGGCGACCAGAAATACGCGCTGCACCTGCTCCCCTCGGGCATCCTGACCCCGGGCGTCGTGCCGGTCATCGCCAACGGCGTTGTTGTTGACCTCGCGGTGCTCAAGCTCGAGCTCGACGCGCTCAAGGAGCGCGGCGTAGACGTCTCCAAGCTGAAGGTGAGCGCGAACGCGCACGTCATCACCGAGTACCACCGCACGCTCGACAAGGTCACCGAGCGCTTCCTCGGCAAGCGCCAGATCGGCACGACCGGTCGCGGCATCGGCCCCGCCTACGCAGACAAGATCAACCGCGTCGGCATCCGTATTCAGGACATCTTCGACGAGGGCATCCTTCGTCAGAAGGTCGAGGCAGCGCTCGACTTCAAGAACCAGGTGCTCGTCAAGATCTATAACCGTCGTGCGATCGACGCCGACGAGGTCGTGAACGACCTACTCGCGTACCGCGAGCTCCTCGAGCCCATGGTCTGCGACACCGGCCTGCTGCTGCACAACGCGCTCGCCGACGACAAGACCGTGCTCTACGAGGCTGGCCAGGCGACGATGCTCGACATCGACCACGGCACCTACCCCTTCGTGACGAGCTCGAACGCGACCTCCGGCGGAGCCGCGACCGGTTCGGGCGTTCCCCCGCACAAGATCGATCGCATCATCGCGGTCATCAAGGCGTACACGACGCGCGTAGGATCCGGGCCGTTCCCGACCGAGCTCTTCGATGAGATGGGCGAGTTCTTGCAGACCAAGGGCGGCGAGTTTGGCGTGACCACCGGTCGCGCGCGCCGCTGCGGTTGGTACGACGCCCCGATGGCGCGCTACGCGGCCCGCATCAACGGCGTCACGGACTTCGTGCTCACGAAGCTCGACGTGCTCTCGGGCATCAAGTCGATCCCGGTGTGCGTCGCCTATGACGTGAACGGCGTTCGCCACGACGACATGCCGGTGAACCAGTCAGACTTCCACCACGCGAAGCCGATCTACCAGGAGTTCCCGGGCTGGGACGAGGACATCTCGGACTGCCGCACGTTTGAGGAGCTCCCGAAGAACGCGCAGGACTACATCCGCGCGCTCGAGGCCATGAGCGGCGCCCGGTTCTCGGCCGTCGGCGTCGGCCCGGAGCGCGAGCAGGTTGTCGAGCTGCACGACCTGCTGAGCTGA
- a CDS encoding alpha-L-fucosidase: MSSQPEHQWFDEARIGMFVHFGAYSVAARHEWVQNYERLTAAEYLPYVENFDPDRFDAGEIARTAKRLGAGYVVLTTKHHEGFALWNSRQSDFTAHAVCGRDLVREHVDALRAEGLRVGLYFSLIDWHHPDFLIDWVHPRRDDDNAQELNAGRDMERYRAFMHAQLRELLTEYGQIDYMFFDFSYPEHKDGWDGKGPADWDSEAMLAMCRELQPNMLVNDRLGIPGDFYTPEQYQPTEPVRRGGELVRWEACQTINGSWGYHRDNLDQKSAPLLAQMLTDSVSMGGNMLLNIGPDGRGGISPRDRAVLETLGEWTELHRGAIVGAGYAEFEPPREGAYTRRGDRLYLHLATWPLGYVHLPGLAGKVTFTRLLHDGSWLRTSESDPNSEGSQMEAAGQPAGTLTVHLPVQRPDVLMPVIELRLADGVSS; encoded by the coding sequence ATGTCTTCACAGCCTGAGCATCAGTGGTTCGACGAGGCGCGCATCGGAATGTTCGTGCACTTCGGCGCCTACAGCGTCGCCGCCCGCCACGAGTGGGTGCAAAACTACGAGCGACTCACCGCCGCCGAGTACCTGCCGTACGTCGAGAACTTCGATCCTGATCGCTTCGACGCCGGCGAGATCGCGCGAACCGCGAAGCGTCTCGGCGCCGGCTACGTCGTGCTGACGACGAAGCACCACGAGGGCTTCGCGCTGTGGAACTCGCGCCAGTCAGACTTCACTGCGCACGCCGTCTGCGGGCGGGACCTCGTGCGCGAGCACGTCGACGCGCTTCGCGCCGAGGGGCTCCGTGTTGGCCTGTATTTCTCGCTCATCGACTGGCATCACCCCGATTTCCTCATCGACTGGGTGCACCCGCGCCGGGACGACGACAACGCACAGGAGCTCAACGCCGGCCGCGACATGGAGCGCTACCGCGCCTTCATGCACGCGCAACTGCGCGAGCTGCTCACCGAGTACGGCCAGATTGACTACATGTTCTTCGATTTCAGCTACCCGGAGCACAAGGACGGCTGGGACGGCAAGGGGCCGGCCGACTGGGATTCTGAGGCGATGCTCGCGATGTGCCGTGAGCTCCAGCCAAACATGCTCGTCAACGATCGCCTCGGCATCCCGGGAGACTTCTACACACCCGAGCAGTACCAGCCGACCGAGCCGGTGCGGCGAGGCGGCGAGCTCGTGCGCTGGGAGGCGTGCCAGACGATCAACGGCTCATGGGGGTACCACCGAGACAACCTCGATCAGAAGTCGGCACCGCTGCTCGCGCAGATGCTCACCGACTCCGTCTCGATGGGCGGCAACATGCTGCTGAACATCGGGCCGGACGGGCGCGGGGGGATCTCACCCCGCGACCGCGCCGTGCTCGAGACGCTCGGGGAGTGGACTGAGCTTCACCGCGGGGCGATTGTGGGGGCAGGCTACGCGGAGTTCGAGCCGCCGCGCGAGGGCGCGTACACCCGTCGCGGTGATCGCCTCTACCTGCACCTGGCGACCTGGCCGCTCGGCTACGTGCACCTGCCGGGCCTCGCAGGGAAGGTGACGTTCACGCGGCTGCTGCACGACGGCTCTTGGCTGCGCACCTCGGAGAGCGATCCGAACTCTGAGGGGTCGCAGATGGAGGCCGCCGGTCAGCCCGCTGGCACGCTCACGGTGCACCTGCCGGTGCAGCGCCCCGACGTGCTCATGCCCGTCATCGAGCTGCGCCTGGCCGACGGTGTGTCTAGCTAG
- a CDS encoding ABC transporter substrate-binding protein: MKKINLVPLVAMTVGAAAVLTGCSGSGSAPKDDNTIVIDMWAGSEDDTTALNEQLKIAREQNPDLKIELRTAPWGDFFTKLTTNMASGNMACVTGMNSGMLSSYTDGFVKLTDEDLKTAGLSKDDFAPGATEILENKGDMYGLPFDVSTMVTYYNEDQLTAAGADLPKAGWSFEDFEATAKKATTGGKYGFGIGMGDFQWQALPIAKSGTQPVTEDGELQIGDSAFTDAAEWYASLVTEQKVAAPVASASDGGWGENQFTSENAAMAVDGTWNAVGYLTNDAGFKAGLAPLPTGANGNLSLVLGSGFGIAETCENKEAALKVMGSLLSKDAQDYVASSGRSYPARAESQPLYFESLDEAYRDQVKAVFDEAFKDVEGQRVSDNWAKVGTFVQPELVSVYNGQADMRTVLETAQKQFSN, translated from the coding sequence ATGAAGAAGATTAACCTGGTGCCACTCGTGGCCATGACCGTTGGTGCGGCCGCGGTGCTCACCGGCTGCAGCGGCAGCGGATCTGCACCCAAGGACGACAACACAATCGTGATCGACATGTGGGCGGGCTCGGAAGACGACACGACCGCGCTCAACGAGCAGCTCAAGATCGCTCGGGAGCAGAACCCTGACCTGAAGATCGAGCTCCGCACCGCGCCGTGGGGTGACTTCTTCACCAAGCTCACCACCAACATGGCATCGGGCAACATGGCCTGCGTTACCGGCATGAACAGCGGCATGCTGTCCAGCTACACCGACGGCTTCGTGAAGCTCACCGACGAGGACCTGAAGACCGCCGGCCTGAGCAAGGACGACTTCGCGCCGGGCGCGACCGAGATCCTCGAGAATAAGGGCGACATGTACGGCCTGCCGTTCGACGTCTCGACCATGGTCACGTACTACAACGAGGATCAGCTGACGGCCGCGGGCGCGGACCTGCCGAAGGCTGGCTGGAGCTTCGAGGACTTTGAGGCCACCGCCAAGAAGGCAACGACCGGCGGCAAGTACGGCTTCGGCATCGGCATGGGCGACTTCCAGTGGCAGGCGCTTCCGATCGCGAAGTCGGGCACCCAGCCCGTCACCGAAGACGGCGAGCTGCAGATCGGCGACTCGGCCTTCACTGACGCTGCCGAGTGGTACGCGTCGCTCGTCACCGAGCAGAAGGTCGCGGCGCCCGTCGCGTCTGCATCCGACGGCGGCTGGGGCGAGAACCAGTTCACCAGCGAGAACGCGGCGATGGCCGTCGACGGCACCTGGAACGCGGTCGGCTACCTCACCAACGACGCCGGCTTCAAGGCGGGCCTTGCGCCGCTGCCGACCGGCGCGAACGGCAACCTCAGCCTCGTGCTCGGCTCGGGCTTCGGCATCGCCGAGACCTGCGAGAACAAGGAAGCCGCGCTCAAGGTCATGGGCTCGCTGCTCAGCAAGGACGCACAGGACTACGTCGCGTCCTCCGGCCGCAGCTACCCGGCACGCGCCGAGAGCCAGCCGCTCTACTTCGAGTCGCTTGACGAGGCGTACCGCGATCAGGTGAAGGCCGTCTTCGACGAGGCCTTCAAGGACGTCGAGGGCCAGCGCGTCTCGGACAACTGGGCAAAGGTCGGCACCTTCGTGCAGCCCGAGCTCGTGAGCGTCTACAACGGCCAGGCCGACATGCGTACCGTGCTCGAGACTGCTCAGAAGCAGTTCAGCAACTGA
- a CDS encoding carbohydrate ABC transporter permease produces MSTDLNATRVMAVAAAGGEAAVRGAKKRSREPMTPGERIRLVNAHISIYVAAALFMLPLIYAFFSALKPNGEMFAMPPSLFGSEIRWSNFAEVFEFGPFWTYIGNSLFVAVAGTLVVLVVSTTAGYAFGRLRWKGRDAVFVIFLATMMVPAEVLVIPMFQVMQWFNWVDTYPALIFPFAFTAFGTFLMRQFFRGIPYELEEAARIDGAGPIRTFLRIILPLSKSAVAVLSVFTFMSFWNSYLWPLIVTVDLSARGTLPIGLASFSGLTGTRWDLQMAAAIISMIPTTILVIALQKHLVKGIAMAGLGGR; encoded by the coding sequence ATGAGCACTGATCTCAACGCCACACGGGTGATGGCCGTCGCCGCTGCCGGCGGCGAGGCCGCGGTGCGGGGGGCCAAGAAGCGGTCGCGCGAGCCGATGACCCCCGGCGAGCGCATCCGGCTCGTCAACGCTCACATCAGCATTTACGTCGCCGCGGCGCTGTTCATGCTTCCCCTCATCTACGCATTCTTCTCGGCGCTCAAGCCGAACGGCGAGATGTTCGCGATGCCGCCGAGCCTGTTCGGCTCGGAGATCCGGTGGTCGAACTTCGCCGAGGTCTTCGAGTTCGGCCCGTTCTGGACGTACATCGGCAACTCGCTGTTCGTCGCGGTGGCTGGCACCCTCGTCGTGCTCGTCGTGTCTACGACTGCAGGCTACGCGTTCGGCAGGCTGCGTTGGAAGGGTCGCGACGCGGTCTTCGTGATCTTCCTCGCGACGATGATGGTTCCCGCCGAGGTCCTCGTCATCCCGATGTTCCAGGTCATGCAGTGGTTCAACTGGGTCGACACCTACCCGGCGCTGATCTTCCCGTTCGCGTTCACCGCGTTCGGTACGTTCCTGATGCGGCAGTTCTTCCGCGGCATCCCATACGAGCTTGAGGAGGCTGCGCGCATCGACGGCGCCGGCCCGATCCGCACGTTCCTGCGCATCATCCTGCCGCTCTCGAAGTCCGCGGTCGCCGTGCTCTCGGTCTTCACGTTCATGAGCTTCTGGAACAGCTACCTGTGGCCCCTCATTGTCACCGTCGACCTCTCGGCGCGCGGCACGCTGCCGATCGGCCTCGCCAGCTTCTCGGGTCTGACCGGCACGCGGTGGGACCTGCAGATGGCGGCCGCGATCATCTCGATGATCCCGACGACGATCCTCGTGATCGCGCTGCAGAAGCACCTCGTGAAGGGCATCGCGATGGCAGGTCTCGGCGGACGATGA